In Myxocyprinus asiaticus isolate MX2 ecotype Aquarium Trade chromosome 16, UBuf_Myxa_2, whole genome shotgun sequence, a single window of DNA contains:
- the wnt4b gene encoding wingless-type MMTV integration site family, member 4b, with amino-acid sequence MPTVSSVTLTGRLLLLLLWATHLTMATNWLSLSRLPRSHPVSGAGPCGRLRGLSPGQVGVCRARGEVMESVRKAAEMVIEECQHQFRNRRWNCSTTSRGINVFGRVMNQGTREAAFVHALSSAAVAMAVTRGCSRGELERCGCDRKVRGVSPEGFQWSGCSDNLSYGVAFSQTFVDEPERAKGMSSGRPLMNIHNNEAGRKAILHNMQVECKCHGVSGSCELRTCWKVMPPFRRVGVVLKERFDGATEVRLTRVGSRTALLPRDPNVKPPATRDLVYLAPSPDFCRLDPDNGIPGTAGRRCNGTSRLAPDGCELLCCGPGFRAGRAEVVQRCSCKFSWCCSVRCQQCKNTVLIHTCRE; translated from the exons ATGCCAACTGTCTCCTCTGTGACTCTCACCGGACGACTCCTCCTGCTGTTGCTATGGGCAACCCACCTCACCATGGCAACCAACTGGCT CTCTCTGTCACGTTTGCCACGTTCTCATCCTGTGTCTGGTGCAGGACCATGTGGCCGTCTGAGGGGGTTGTCACCAGGCCAGGTTGGGGTGTGCCGGGCACGGGGGGAGGTCATGGAGTCCGTGCGAAAGGCTGCAGAGATGGTAATTGAGGAG TGCCAACATCAGTTCCGAAACAGGCGGTGGAACTGTTCCACCACCTCCCGTGGGATCAATGTTTTTGGACGAGTCATGAACCAAG GTACCCGTGAGGCGGCGTTTGTCCATGCTCTTTCATCAGCAGCAGTTGCCATGGCAGTGACTCGAGGATGTAGCAGGGGAGAGCTGGAGAGGTGCGGCTGTGACCGAAAGGTCAGGGGAGTCAGTCCAGAAG GTTTCCAGTGGTCAGGATGCTCTGATAATCTGTCCTATGGCGTTGCATTCTCTCAGACCTTTGTGGATGAGCCTGAGAGAGCTAAAGGCATGTCGTCAGGGCGACCACTAATGAACATTCACAATAATGAAGCAGGACGGAAG GCGATCCTCCATAACATGCAGGTGGAGTGTAAGTGTCATGGTGTTTCCGGGTCCTGTGAGCTCAGAACCTGCTGGAAGGTCATGCCCCCTTTCCGTCGGGTTGGTGTTGTGCTGAAAGAGCGTTTTGATGGGGCTACAGAG GTACGGCTAACACGTGTGGGCTCACGCACAGCTCTGCTTCCACGGGATCCCAATGTGAAGCCACCTGCCACACGGGATCTGGTCTACCTGGCTCCTTCACCAGATTTCTGCCGTTTAGACCCAGACAATGGCATCCCTGGCACTGCAGGACGACGATGTAATG GAACCTCAAGGTTGGCGCCAGATGGTTGTGAATTGTTATGTTGTGGCCCAGGGTTTCGTGCAGGCCGGGCAGAGGTGGTACAGCGCTGCTCCTGTAAATTCTCCTGGTGCTGCTCAGTTCGCTGCCAGCAGTGTAAGAACACAGTGCTTATACACACCTGCCGAGAATAA
- the cdc42l gene encoding cell division cycle 42, like has protein sequence MQTIKCVVVGDGAVGKTCLLISYTTNKFPSEYVPTVFDNYAVTVMIGGEPYTLGLFDTAGQEDYDRLRPLSYPQTDVFLVCFSVVSPSSFENVKEKWVPEISHHCPRTPFLLVGTQVDLRDDSNTVEKLAKNKQRPISPESGEKLARDLRAVKYVECSALTQRGLKNVFDEAILAALEPPETKPKKRCVLL, from the exons ATGCAGACCATAAAGTGTGTGGTGGTTGGAGATGGAGCTGTTGGAAAGACCTGCCTCCTCATCTCATACACAACCAACAAATTCCCCTCTGAATATGTTCCCACG GTGTTTGATAATTATGCTGTCACAGTCATGATTGGAGGGGAACCGTATACATTGGGACTTTTTGACACAGCAG GTCAGGAAGACTATGACAGACTTCGGCCTCTCAGCTATCCTCAGACAGACGTCTTCCTGGTTTGCTTCTCTGTCGTTTCTCCTTCCTCCTTTGAGAATGTGAAAGAGAAG TGGGTACCAGAGATCTCTCACCACTGTCCACGCACTCCATTTCTGTTGGTGGGCACTCAAGTTGACTTGAGGGATGACAGTAACACTGTGGAAAAACTTGCCAAAAACAAGCAGCGCCCCATATCTCCCGAGAGTGGCGAGAAGCTGGCCAGAGACCTCAGAGCTGTCAAATATGTGGAGTGCTCCGCCCTCACACAG AGAGGGCTGAAGAATGTATTTGATGAGGCTATACTTGCAGCTCTTGAACCTCCAGAGACCAAACCCAAGAAGCGCTGTGTCCTCTTGTAG